One segment of Polyangiaceae bacterium DNA contains the following:
- a CDS encoding sugar-binding protein yields the protein MRSFIPVALAALELTGVSLTAVALTTALAASLFGCGKKSDAPSSSASSEAPGKGAASGAETASAAGKASTPTQGAASAQTGASGAASGAASGTTIAVSAPASPCVALLAKRGTPAINGKLDQDVWREATRTEAFVAERGNGSVAHTEARASWDEKALYLQIYVADDNLRSTDRVTLEFDGGIEAAPQGKPNDTRRGDASPQGKLVGARRVEAPLQGKLEIEAAPQGKLVDARRIPAASPGRLVIEAAPQGKLDCTFQGAKDCKALGIRAGFDVDGDVDSDEKEDEEWGVTIALPWRSVAPSGRPTELAVTLRRSDSERGGAIRQRWGRSCTVVRLAHK from the coding sequence GTGCGCTCCTTCATTCCTGTGGCACTGGCTGCCCTCGAGCTCACCGGCGTCTCGCTCACCGCGGTCGCGCTCACCACAGCGCTCGCGGCGTCGCTCTTCGGCTGCGGTAAGAAGTCGGATGCGCCGAGCAGCAGTGCGAGTTCCGAAGCGCCGGGCAAGGGTGCAGCGAGCGGCGCGGAGACGGCGTCTGCTGCGGGCAAAGCGTCAACGCCGACCCAAGGTGCCGCGTCTGCGCAAACGGGGGCGAGCGGCGCTGCGAGCGGCGCAGCGAGCGGCACGACGATCGCCGTGAGTGCGCCCGCGTCGCCTTGCGTCGCGCTGTTGGCCAAGCGCGGCACGCCTGCGATCAACGGCAAGTTGGATCAAGACGTGTGGCGCGAAGCCACCCGCACCGAGGCCTTCGTGGCGGAGCGAGGCAACGGTTCCGTGGCTCACACCGAAGCGCGCGCCAGCTGGGACGAAAAGGCGCTGTATCTGCAGATCTACGTGGCGGACGACAATCTGCGCTCGACGGATCGAGTGACCCTCGAGTTCGACGGCGGCATCGAAGCCGCGCCGCAAGGCAAACCCAACGACACGCGTCGCGGCGACGCTTCGCCGCAAGGCAAGCTCGTCGGCGCGCGCCGCGTCGAAGCTCCGCTGCAAGGCAAGCTCGAGATCGAAGCTGCTCCGCAAGGCAAACTCGTCGACGCGCGTCGCATCCCAGCTGCTTCGCCGGGCAGACTCGTGATCGAAGCTGCTCCGCAAGGCAAACTCGACTGCACGTTCCAGGGCGCGAAGGACTGCAAGGCTCTTGGCATTCGAGCGGGCTTCGACGTGGACGGCGACGTGGACAGCGACGAGAAGGAAGACGAAGAGTGGGGCGTCACGATCGCGTTGCCCTGGCGCAGCGTGGCGCCCTCGGGGCGACCGACGGAGCTGGCCGTGACCCTGCGCCGCTCCGACAGCGAGCGCGGCGGCGCGATTCGCCAGCGCTGGGGCCGCAGCTGCACCGTGGTTCGCTTGGCGCACAAGTGA
- a CDS encoding metallophosphoesterase produces MTFILGALLVAGCGQASDEAELDGSDASVDATTDGSATDGSASTCTPCTESSECGPDAACVQYAGSDYCGRLCDQGACNANETCIEAFREDGTPVSVCAPSNGSCGSNGCGICAAGTTCDLISGECVEPEVDAGDDGGEEDLDAGVDAGPEPGADAGPEPGVDASGGQVSRLRFAVVGDTRPPGSDGTKNYPTKTITQIYKDFQALKPRPQFVIATGDYMFAKPQGSEGAKQLDLYVKARNNYSGTVFASLGNHECGGNNGNCAGATNNKSYNAFLNKLVKPLGKSKPYYAIKIDDVNGKWTSKFLITACNAWSSAQKTWLQNQLDKPTTYTFVARHQPMGSDAPCTTEMDKILKGAKYDMLLVGHRHFWEYTPSKRQLIEGLGGAPITRAGQQHGFATIHQLAGGGFRVRQYKAGSIAKPLKSFTVP; encoded by the coding sequence ATGACGTTCATCTTGGGCGCGCTACTCGTGGCGGGTTGCGGGCAAGCGAGCGACGAGGCGGAACTGGACGGTTCGGACGCCAGCGTCGACGCGACGACGGACGGCAGCGCCACGGACGGCAGCGCTTCGACGTGCACGCCCTGCACCGAGTCTTCGGAATGCGGCCCCGACGCCGCTTGCGTGCAGTACGCGGGGAGCGACTACTGTGGACGGCTGTGTGATCAGGGCGCGTGCAACGCAAACGAGACGTGCATCGAGGCGTTCCGCGAAGATGGCACTCCGGTTTCGGTGTGTGCGCCCTCCAACGGCAGCTGTGGTTCCAACGGTTGCGGTATCTGCGCCGCGGGAACCACCTGCGATCTGATCTCCGGCGAGTGCGTGGAGCCCGAAGTCGACGCGGGCGACGATGGCGGCGAGGAGGACCTGGACGCGGGCGTGGACGCAGGGCCGGAACCTGGCGCGGACGCAGGGCCAGAACCTGGCGTGGATGCGAGCGGCGGACAAGTCTCGCGCTTGCGGTTCGCCGTCGTCGGTGACACGCGCCCCCCGGGCAGCGACGGCACCAAGAACTACCCGACCAAGACCATCACGCAGATCTACAAGGACTTCCAAGCGCTGAAGCCGCGACCCCAGTTCGTGATCGCCACCGGCGACTACATGTTCGCCAAGCCCCAGGGCTCCGAGGGCGCCAAGCAACTCGACTTGTACGTGAAGGCACGGAACAACTACTCGGGCACCGTCTTCGCGTCCCTGGGCAATCACGAGTGCGGCGGCAACAACGGCAACTGCGCCGGAGCCACCAACAACAAGAGCTACAACGCCTTCCTCAACAAGTTGGTCAAACCCCTGGGCAAGTCCAAGCCCTACTACGCCATCAAGATCGACGACGTGAACGGCAAGTGGACCTCGAAGTTCCTGATCACGGCCTGCAACGCTTGGAGCAGCGCGCAGAAGACCTGGCTGCAGAACCAGCTCGACAAGCCGACTACCTACACCTTCGTGGCGCGCCATCAACCCATGGGTTCCGATGCACCCTGCACCACCGAGATGGACAAGATCCTGAAGGGCGCGAAGTACGACATGCTGCTGGTGGGGCACCGTCACTTTTGGGAGTACACGCCGAGCAAAAGGCAGCTGATCGAAGGTCTGGGCGGCGCGCCGATCACGCGCGCGGGGCAGCAACACGGCTTCGCCACCATCCATCAACTGGCGGGCGGCGGCTTCCGCGTGCGCCAATACAAAGCGGGCAGCATCGCCAAGCCCCTGAAGAGCTTCACGGTACCGTGA
- a CDS encoding thioesterase family protein encodes MTIQFSQESLLAPMSVLFSQPRQVKFQDVDAAGTIYFARMFEYFSDAYLALLQESQLDVVGMLERREGAAPLVHAEADYLAPLFFGDAVIVEVVRAHLGSSSTRFGYRVKKTDGKVAALGQTHHVWIDRKEFKPRAIPEALRDFLLARGATVAAEHGEA; translated from the coding sequence ATGACGATCCAGTTCAGCCAGGAGAGCTTGCTTGCGCCCATGTCTGTGCTGTTCAGTCAGCCTCGGCAGGTGAAGTTCCAGGACGTCGACGCCGCGGGGACCATCTACTTCGCGCGCATGTTCGAGTATTTCAGCGACGCGTATCTGGCGCTGCTGCAAGAGTCGCAGTTGGACGTCGTGGGCATGTTGGAGCGTCGCGAAGGCGCGGCCCCACTGGTGCACGCCGAAGCGGACTACCTGGCGCCGCTCTTCTTCGGCGACGCCGTAATCGTCGAAGTGGTGCGCGCCCACCTGGGAAGCTCCAGCACGCGCTTCGGCTATCGCGTCAAGAAGACCGACGGCAAGGTCGCCGCTCTGGGCCAGACGCATCACGTCTGGATCGATCGCAAAGAGTTCAAGCCCCGCGCGATCCCGGAAGCGCTGCGTGACTTCCTGCTCGCCCGCGGCGCCACCGTGGCGGCCGAGCATGGCGAGGCTTGA
- a CDS encoding cellulase family glycosylhydrolase: MRRLATMLTAVIAIAMTGACGSDDSSSGGQGASSGSGGSGGGSSGSGGSGGQAGGASGSGGQTGGTAGTGGGAGGNATRPAYNTGTGFFVLDGKLYDANGVEFRMRGVNKVHYDLASPGIAKSHANAERWVVYDFNKTTENQAVMQGIIDAKIVPIPGAWEGTCKPEASFLDSMVSTWVAQASIWNAYEKYMILNIANEWGPSASDGAGWRDAYITAIGKLRAAGYKCTISITSGGCGQDNGDLVTYAKEVFDADPEKNVIFDQHIYGGWANGNGESWQTDLKTGFDALQSLGLVVMIGELGPGRSIGPSPTDMDPLLIVAEAEKRGFGWLAWAWDDNNLPNAKADDNWFSLTYDPSTGYATGNADDLTIFGKQIVLDATYGLEALAKPATIF; this comes from the coding sequence ATGCGACGGCTAGCAACGATGTTGACGGCGGTCATCGCCATCGCGATGACCGGGGCATGTGGATCCGACGATAGCTCTTCGGGAGGACAGGGCGCATCGAGCGGAAGCGGCGGCAGCGGTGGTGGCAGCAGTGGCAGCGGTGGCAGCGGTGGCCAAGCGGGCGGCGCATCCGGCAGCGGTGGGCAGACGGGTGGAACCGCCGGAACGGGCGGCGGCGCAGGTGGCAATGCGACGCGCCCCGCTTACAACACGGGCACGGGCTTCTTCGTGCTCGACGGCAAGCTCTACGATGCGAACGGCGTCGAGTTCCGCATGCGCGGCGTGAACAAGGTGCACTACGACTTGGCCTCGCCTGGCATCGCGAAGAGCCACGCCAACGCCGAGCGCTGGGTGGTCTACGACTTCAACAAGACCACCGAGAACCAAGCGGTGATGCAGGGCATCATCGACGCGAAGATCGTGCCCATCCCTGGCGCCTGGGAAGGAACCTGCAAGCCGGAAGCGTCCTTTCTCGACTCGATGGTCAGCACCTGGGTGGCGCAGGCGTCGATCTGGAACGCCTACGAGAAGTACATGATCCTCAACATTGCCAACGAGTGGGGACCCTCGGCGTCGGATGGCGCGGGGTGGCGCGACGCCTACATCACGGCCATCGGCAAGCTGCGCGCAGCTGGCTACAAGTGCACGATCTCGATCACCTCCGGCGGCTGCGGTCAGGACAACGGCGATCTGGTGACGTACGCCAAGGAAGTCTTCGACGCGGATCCCGAAAAGAACGTGATCTTCGACCAACACATCTACGGTGGCTGGGCCAACGGCAACGGAGAGAGCTGGCAGACGGATCTGAAGACCGGCTTCGACGCGCTGCAGTCCCTCGGCCTGGTCGTGATGATCGGCGAGCTAGGTCCCGGGCGCAGCATTGGACCGTCGCCCACGGACATGGATCCCTTGTTGATCGTGGCCGAAGCCGAGAAGCGCGGCTTTGGTTGGTTGGCCTGGGCCTGGGACGACAACAACCTGCCCAACGCCAAGGCCGACGACAACTGGTTCTCCCTGACCTACGATCCGTCCACCGGCTACGCGACCGGCAACGCCGACGACCTGACGATCTTTGGCAAGCAGATCGTGCTCGACGCGACCTACGGGCTCGAGGCCCTGGCGAAACCCGCGACGATCTTCTGA
- the fghA gene encoding S-formylglutathione hydrolase, producing the protein MDVLKTFHSFSGRQLVVKHASTATGTNMEFSLYLPPAAEQGKVPLLVYLSGLTCTWENATTKAGFQRDASELGIAVLCPDTSPRGEGVPNDAAYDLGQGAGFYLNATQAPWSQHFAMERYVVEELLALVCDGFPIDAGAIGITGHSMGGHGALTLAFRHPDRFKSVSALSPIVAPTQVPWGQKAFAAYLGEDRAAWAEHDACELVRRGAHPSRILIDQGRGDEFLQRELRPELFVDAAKNVDQALELRLHDGYDHSYYFIASFMPDHLRHHAKLLRG; encoded by the coding sequence ATGGACGTACTCAAGACCTTTCACTCCTTTTCGGGGCGCCAGTTGGTGGTCAAGCACGCGTCGACTGCCACCGGCACGAACATGGAGTTCTCGCTCTATCTGCCGCCCGCGGCCGAACAAGGCAAGGTGCCGTTGCTCGTCTATCTCTCGGGGTTGACTTGCACTTGGGAGAACGCCACGACCAAGGCGGGCTTTCAGCGCGACGCGTCCGAGCTCGGGATCGCGGTGCTCTGTCCCGATACCAGCCCGCGCGGCGAAGGCGTGCCGAACGACGCCGCGTACGACTTGGGCCAAGGCGCGGGCTTCTACTTGAACGCGACGCAGGCGCCCTGGTCCCAGCACTTCGCCATGGAGCGCTACGTCGTGGAGGAGCTGCTCGCACTGGTGTGCGACGGCTTTCCCATTGACGCTGGGGCGATCGGCATCACGGGTCATTCCATGGGCGGTCACGGCGCGCTGACCCTGGCCTTTCGTCACCCGGATCGCTTCAAGAGCGTGTCGGCGCTGTCGCCGATCGTGGCGCCCACGCAGGTGCCCTGGGGGCAGAAGGCGTTCGCTGCCTATCTCGGCGAGGATCGCGCTGCCTGGGCCGAGCACGATGCTTGTGAGCTCGTGAGGCGTGGCGCTCACCCTTCGCGGATCCTGATCGACCAAGGTCGCGGGGACGAGTTCCTGCAGCGCGAGCTTCGGCCAGAGCTATTCGTGGACGCCGCCAAGAACGTGGACCAGGCCCTGGAGCTGCGCCTGCACGACGGCTACGACCACTCCTACTACTTCATCGCCAGCTTCATGCCGGATCATCTGCGCCATCACGCGAAGCTGCTGCGCGGCTGA
- a CDS encoding Bax inhibitor-1 family protein: MSQSYQPSFTRERAAAGNLVERRARFIVRTYNHLFLAILAFAAIEIALFKSGLAPIIAQAMVGTSWMLVLGGFMVVSWLASRVAHTSTSKPAQYAALGGFVVAEAIIFVPLLFIAQHYAPGAIQSAGIVTMVGFAGLTAIAFTTRKDFSFLGSFLRWGGLCALLLIGASILFGFKLGTFFSVGMVAFAGAAILYDTSNVLRHFPEDRYVGAALELFASVALMFWYVLRLFVAARD; this comes from the coding sequence ATGAGCCAGAGCTATCAACCGTCTTTCACGCGTGAGCGTGCCGCCGCGGGCAACCTCGTGGAGCGCCGCGCGCGCTTCATCGTCCGCACCTACAACCACCTGTTCCTAGCGATCTTGGCCTTCGCGGCCATCGAGATCGCCCTCTTCAAGTCCGGCCTGGCGCCGATCATCGCCCAGGCCATGGTGGGCACGAGCTGGATGCTCGTGCTCGGCGGTTTCATGGTCGTCTCTTGGCTGGCAAGCCGCGTCGCTCACACCTCGACGTCGAAGCCTGCGCAGTACGCCGCCCTCGGCGGGTTCGTGGTGGCTGAAGCGATCATCTTCGTGCCGCTGCTCTTCATCGCGCAGCACTACGCCCCCGGCGCCATTCAGAGCGCGGGCATCGTGACCATGGTCGGCTTCGCTGGTCTCACCGCCATCGCCTTCACCACGCGCAAAGACTTCTCGTTCCTGGGCAGCTTCCTGCGCTGGGGTGGACTCTGCGCGCTGTTGCTCATCGGCGCTTCGATCCTGTTCGGCTTCAAGCTGGGCACCTTCTTCAGCGTGGGCATGGTCGCCTTCGCCGGCGCAGCGATTCTGTACGACACCTCGAATGTGCTTCGTCACTTCCCCGAGGACCGCTACGTGGGCGCCGCCTTGGAACTGTTCGCCTCCGTGGCGCTCATGTTCTGGTACGTGCTGCGCCTGTTCGTCGCGGCGCGCGACTGA
- a CDS encoding Uma2 family endonuclease, translated as MSDSSAWVDVRYRVQPSADAWILPEVPVPESRPHDKLSRHLADVFEAWVARTGLDAIVGHNLAVRWVKANPKIGIDPDVALITPAPPQEHQLQSLCTWKAGHAVPRLAIEVVSKHHPYKDYRDLHERYGASGVGELWVLDPEGHGPTSLGGPVPIQQWVRRDRVFERTHFGAGPIFSEAIGAWLWSDPLRITDDEDGSDVWLTAEQAALAAEQAALAAEQAALTAKQAALVEREAERAAKEEALAQRDAAEARAAELERKLARREER; from the coding sequence ATGAGTGACTCTTCGGCATGGGTAGACGTGCGCTACCGAGTGCAACCGAGTGCCGACGCGTGGATCTTGCCGGAGGTCCCCGTGCCCGAGTCTCGCCCCCACGACAAGTTGTCGCGCCATCTAGCGGATGTGTTCGAAGCCTGGGTGGCGCGCACCGGCCTCGATGCCATCGTCGGACACAACCTTGCGGTGCGCTGGGTGAAGGCGAATCCCAAGATCGGGATCGACCCGGATGTGGCGCTCATCACGCCGGCGCCCCCTCAGGAGCACCAACTGCAGAGCCTGTGCACCTGGAAGGCGGGGCACGCGGTGCCGCGCTTGGCGATCGAGGTAGTGAGCAAGCATCATCCCTACAAGGACTATCGGGACCTCCACGAACGCTACGGCGCGAGTGGAGTGGGGGAGCTGTGGGTCCTGGACCCAGAGGGGCATGGTCCGACGTCTCTCGGCGGACCAGTTCCGATTCAACAGTGGGTGCGGCGTGATCGTGTCTTCGAGCGAACACACTTTGGGGCCGGACCCATCTTCTCCGAGGCCATCGGCGCATGGCTGTGGTCGGATCCGCTGCGCATCACAGACGACGAAGACGGCAGCGATGTCTGGCTCACGGCCGAGCAAGCTGCGCTGGCCGCCGAGCAAGCCGCGCTGGCCGCCGAGCAAGCCGCGCTGACCGCTAAGCAGGCCGCACTCGTCGAGCGAGAAGCCGAACGCGCCGCCAAGGAAGAGGCCCTCGCCCAACGCGACGCCGCTGAAGCGCGAGCCGCCGAGCTGGAGCGCAAGCTCGCGAGACGCGAGGAGCGCTGA
- a CDS encoding ATP-binding cassette domain-containing protein, with translation MTPILSVRDLCLDSPTGRPLFRDLSLSLGRERVALVGRNGVGKSSLLELLASGDAPERGHIDRGGRIAFVRQDLSGDGASPGERRRKALEQARARCPELLLLDEPTRDLDRDGVEWLADWLRDWPEALLVVTHDRRLLRLFRDFVVVSESGCRAFEGSFDELVAELAEVEARASERYLRNLSQLLNKEQHIEADRRRRQRKKNVGRVRELGRCPARSRLNAKRGYKQVSQAKRMHLQRDRIGKMRDWVKSTRRALSVKLPLELAMPTLPQTGLPVILAKDLCARGLFANIDLSIARERIAVVGPNGAGKTTLLDMLTKERASGGGQVTCHGDRVAYVAQNAENWRCRESVLDVLARSCSPEAAVQKLALHGFPLALAARPLASLSPGERVRAALICAFQREPPIELLVLDEPTDDLDFVAVAALESILAAWPGGLVVVSHDPEFLDAIGIEHVIELGAKA, from the coding sequence ATGACACCCATCTTGAGCGTTCGAGATCTCTGTCTCGACTCACCCACGGGGCGGCCCCTGTTTCGCGATCTGTCCCTGAGCCTGGGGCGGGAACGCGTGGCGCTGGTGGGTCGCAACGGCGTGGGCAAGTCTTCGCTGCTCGAGCTCCTTGCCAGCGGCGATGCTCCCGAGCGCGGTCACATCGATCGCGGCGGCAGGATTGCCTTCGTGCGCCAAGATCTGAGTGGCGATGGCGCCAGCCCCGGCGAGCGTCGGCGCAAAGCGTTGGAGCAGGCTCGCGCTCGGTGCCCGGAGCTGCTGTTGCTGGACGAGCCGACTCGGGATCTGGATCGCGACGGAGTCGAGTGGCTGGCGGACTGGCTTCGCGACTGGCCGGAAGCGCTGTTGGTAGTGACGCACGACCGACGGCTCTTGCGCTTGTTTCGTGACTTCGTCGTCGTGTCCGAGTCGGGCTGTCGCGCCTTCGAAGGCAGCTTCGACGAGCTGGTGGCGGAGCTTGCGGAAGTCGAAGCAAGGGCGTCGGAGCGATACCTGCGCAATCTTTCCCAGCTGTTGAACAAGGAACAGCACATCGAGGCGGACCGCCGGCGACGTCAGCGCAAGAAGAACGTGGGTCGCGTTCGCGAGTTGGGGCGGTGCCCGGCCCGCAGTCGCCTCAATGCCAAGCGTGGCTACAAGCAAGTCAGTCAGGCAAAGCGCATGCATCTGCAGCGCGATCGCATCGGCAAGATGCGCGACTGGGTGAAGAGCACGCGACGAGCGCTGAGCGTCAAGCTTCCCCTCGAGCTTGCCATGCCGACGCTGCCGCAGACAGGCCTCCCGGTGATCCTGGCGAAGGACCTCTGCGCACGGGGATTGTTCGCCAACATCGACCTATCCATCGCACGAGAGCGCATCGCCGTGGTCGGGCCGAATGGCGCGGGCAAGACCACGCTACTCGACATGCTGACGAAAGAGCGTGCGTCCGGCGGCGGCCAGGTCACGTGCCACGGTGATCGCGTCGCCTACGTCGCCCAGAACGCGGAGAACTGGCGCTGCCGCGAAAGCGTGCTCGACGTGCTGGCCCGCAGCTGTTCGCCGGAAGCGGCGGTGCAGAAGCTCGCGCTGCACGGGTTTCCTCTCGCCTTGGCCGCGCGTCCCCTCGCATCGCTGAGCCCTGGCGAACGCGTGCGCGCCGCGCTGATCTGCGCCTTCCAGCGCGAGCCGCCCATCGAACTGCTCGTGCTCGACGAACCGACGGACGACCTCGACTTCGTTGCGGTCGCAGCGCTGGAATCCATTCTCGCCGCGTGGCCCGGTGGTCTCGTGGTGGTGAGTCACGATCCCGAATTCCTCGACGCCATCGGCATCGAGCACGTGATCGAATTGGGGGCAAAAGCGTAG
- the hflX gene encoding GTPase HflX, which yields MKVHSKPIAEHAEAPLADEGRLEEIIEHWTRREAPAAPERLGAANRCYVVAVSMRGQPANLAEILGLVEAQGDRVVGQETLDLLTPDPRTLLGKGAAHRIGQQARDSGANLLVLDAALTPSQARNLEDVAGISVCDREAVILNVFQKHATTERARVQVEIAHLQYLRPRIRGIGLDMDQQAAGMMKARGPGETASELLARRLDGRLAVLRRSLARLAEADRLQRKKRSRCHRVALVGYTNAGKTSLMNALTSAELSVRNRPFETLDTTSRCLSRHGKEVLLSDTVGFIRRLPEQLLASFESTLGEVREASLLLIVVDSSDPELALHLETTQRVLERLGADAVPRILVLNKIDLLPTPMDEATLQQWSGAHDVFALSAHDAQAAAELRERILVKVRNEEQARTLFVPYAAKEAMDLVHARCRVSSTTARAQGISFELEAEPEVVARIIELVRRSR from the coding sequence ATGAAGGTTCATTCCAAACCGATTGCAGAACACGCCGAAGCACCCTTGGCGGACGAGGGGCGGCTCGAGGAGATCATCGAACACTGGACGCGCCGCGAAGCGCCGGCCGCGCCGGAGCGTTTGGGTGCGGCCAATCGCTGCTACGTCGTCGCCGTCTCGATGCGCGGTCAGCCCGCGAACCTGGCGGAGATCCTCGGACTCGTGGAGGCCCAGGGCGACCGCGTCGTGGGCCAGGAAACCCTGGACCTGCTCACTCCAGATCCGCGCACGCTGCTGGGCAAAGGTGCGGCTCACCGCATCGGGCAGCAGGCGCGAGACTCGGGCGCGAATCTGCTCGTGCTCGACGCGGCCCTCACGCCTTCGCAAGCTCGCAACTTGGAGGACGTGGCGGGGATCTCCGTGTGCGACCGCGAGGCGGTGATCCTCAACGTGTTCCAGAAGCACGCCACGACCGAGCGCGCACGCGTGCAAGTGGAGATCGCACACCTCCAGTACTTGCGCCCCCGCATCCGCGGCATCGGGCTGGACATGGATCAGCAGGCCGCCGGCATGATGAAGGCGCGCGGTCCCGGTGAAACGGCGTCGGAGCTCCTGGCTCGACGTCTCGATGGTCGCTTGGCAGTGCTGCGACGCAGTCTGGCGCGACTGGCGGAGGCAGATCGACTACAACGCAAGAAACGGTCGCGCTGTCACCGCGTGGCACTCGTCGGCTACACCAACGCCGGCAAGACGTCGCTGATGAACGCGCTGACCAGCGCAGAGCTGTCGGTGCGCAACCGTCCCTTCGAGACCCTGGACACGACGAGTCGCTGTCTGAGTCGTCACGGCAAGGAGGTGCTCTTGAGCGACACCGTCGGTTTCATTCGCCGTCTGCCGGAGCAATTGCTCGCGAGCTTCGAGTCCACCCTGGGCGAGGTGCGCGAGGCGTCGTTGCTGCTAATCGTGGTCGACAGCTCGGACCCGGAACTCGCGCTGCATCTCGAAACGACCCAGCGCGTACTCGAACGCCTGGGCGCCGACGCAGTGCCCCGCATCTTGGTGCTCAACAAGATCGACCTGCTGCCGACGCCCATGGACGAAGCGACGTTGCAGCAGTGGAGCGGAGCACACGACGTGTTCGCGCTGAGCGCGCACGATGCGCAGGCCGCGGCAGAGCTTCGCGAGCGAATCCTGGTCAAAGTGCGCAACGAAGAGCAAGCGCGCACCCTGTTCGTCCCCTACGCCGCGAAGGAGGCGATGGACCTCGTGCACGCGCGCTGTCGCGTGTCGAGCACCACTGCGCGCGCGCAGGGCATCAGCTTCGAGCTCGAGGCGGAACCCGAAGTCGTCGCGCGCATCATCGAGTTGGTCCGGAGGTCACGATGA